A genomic window from Slackia heliotrinireducens DSM 20476 includes:
- a CDS encoding TorD/DmsD family molecular chaperone — protein sequence MADELETTAAEEEAAYLADLAKLNHQRAATYGLLARMYRVEIDREQLEAMRGMRFPAATGNEDSDKGFLMLARYLSRAWDNTITELAVDYVRVFIGSTNQLDGAAFPFESVYTSEKRLMMQDARDEVLAIYRAYGLSKDESWREGEDHIALELEFMKVLSERIAAALESGNEDTAYDLMVAQLNFLQDHLLSWAPLLTVDMRRFAKTDFYLALSYLTDGFLETDKEYLLDMLTEVEEDE from the coding sequence ATGGCAGACGAACTTGAGACCACGGCGGCGGAGGAAGAGGCCGCATACCTTGCCGACCTGGCGAAGCTGAACCACCAACGTGCCGCGACCTACGGGCTGCTGGCGCGTATGTACCGCGTGGAAATCGACAGGGAGCAGCTCGAGGCAATGCGTGGGATGCGCTTCCCGGCGGCCACGGGCAACGAGGACTCCGACAAAGGGTTCTTGATGCTGGCCCGCTACCTGAGCCGTGCATGGGACAACACCATCACCGAGCTTGCCGTCGATTACGTGCGCGTGTTCATCGGCAGCACCAACCAGCTTGACGGGGCGGCGTTCCCCTTCGAGAGTGTCTACACGTCGGAAAAGCGCCTGATGATGCAGGATGCCCGCGACGAGGTGCTGGCGATTTACCGCGCCTACGGCCTGTCAAAGGACGAGAGCTGGCGCGAAGGGGAGGACCACATCGCGCTGGAGCTGGAGTTCATGAAGGTGCTGAGCGAACGCATCGCCGCAGCGTTGGAATCGGGCAACGAGGATACGGCATACGATTTGATGGTTGCCCAGCTGAATTTCCTCCAGGACCATCTGCTCTCTTGGGCGCCCTTGCTTACCGTGGATATGCGACGCTTCGCGAAAACCGATTTCTACCTGGCGCTTTCCTACCTTACCGATGGTTTTTTGGAAACCGACAAAGAGTACTTGCTGGACATGCTGACCGAAGTTGAAGAAGACGAATAG
- a CDS encoding circularly permuted type 2 ATP-grasp protein — protein MEKLVSHTARINDQLARYGVKFGIYKNGTFNERLFPFDAIARVIPADDWRNLERGLAQRVDALNAFLKDVYGPQEIIHDGVVPEDFVVSSPGYLAPCVGLVPPKGIYSHISGIDLVQSREGDWFVLEDNLRVPSGASYPLISRGICRMCSPETFRTNDIVDNRGYGAMLREVMDNVNCGGINVIFTPGRYNAAYFEHSYLAEQTGAVLAEAGDLYVDDERVYYRGFEGDQRVGAIYRRISDEYLDPTTFLPESVIGIPNLMSAYRAGNVAVINAPGNGVADDKGIYYFVPKMVEYYLGEKPLLHNAPTYLPFYEDDLAYVMDNFEKLVIKDTAEAGGYGVVFAANMEPEAREALRQKVLTNPRRWIAQEVVDFTELPVHLPEGDVPRKADLRAFVLTGHETKVWPSGLTRYSREAGNAIVNSSQGGGFKDTWILSH, from the coding sequence ATGGAGAAACTCGTATCCCATACCGCCCGTATCAATGATCAGCTTGCGCGCTATGGCGTCAAATTCGGCATTTACAAGAACGGGACCTTCAACGAGAGGCTGTTCCCGTTCGATGCTATCGCGCGCGTCATCCCAGCGGATGATTGGCGAAATCTTGAGCGTGGCCTGGCTCAGCGCGTGGATGCGCTGAACGCATTCCTTAAGGACGTGTACGGTCCTCAGGAAATCATCCATGACGGCGTGGTTCCCGAGGACTTCGTCGTTTCTTCGCCGGGGTATCTGGCGCCTTGCGTCGGCCTTGTACCGCCGAAGGGCATCTACAGCCACATTTCCGGCATCGACCTGGTGCAATCCCGCGAGGGCGACTGGTTCGTTCTGGAAGACAACCTGCGCGTGCCCTCCGGCGCGTCGTATCCGCTGATCAGCCGAGGCATCTGCCGCATGTGCAGCCCTGAGACCTTCCGCACCAACGACATCGTCGACAATCGGGGATACGGCGCCATGCTCCGCGAGGTCATGGACAACGTGAACTGCGGCGGCATCAACGTCATCTTCACCCCGGGGCGCTACAACGCAGCCTATTTCGAGCATTCCTATCTGGCCGAACAGACCGGGGCCGTGCTGGCCGAGGCCGGCGATCTGTACGTGGACGACGAACGCGTCTACTACCGCGGCTTCGAAGGCGACCAGCGCGTCGGCGCCATCTACCGCCGCATCTCCGACGAGTATCTGGACCCGACCACCTTCCTGCCGGAAAGCGTCATCGGCATCCCGAACCTGATGAGCGCCTACCGCGCGGGCAACGTGGCCGTCATCAATGCGCCGGGCAACGGTGTGGCCGACGACAAGGGCATCTATTACTTCGTCCCCAAGATGGTCGAATACTACCTGGGCGAGAAACCCCTGCTGCATAACGCCCCCACATACCTGCCGTTTTACGAGGACGACCTGGCCTATGTCATGGACAACTTCGAGAAGCTGGTCATCAAGGACACTGCCGAGGCCGGTGGCTACGGCGTGGTGTTCGCGGCCAATATGGAGCCCGAGGCCCGCGAGGCGCTGCGCCAGAAGGTGCTGACCAACCCCCGTCGCTGGATCGCCCAGGAGGTTGTGGACTTCACGGAGCTGCCGGTGCACCTGCCGGAAGGCGACGTGCCCCGCAAAGCCGACCTGCGCGCGTTCGTGCTGACCGGCCACGAAACCAAGGTATGGCCGAGCGGTCTTACGCGGTACTCGCGCGAGGCCGGCAATGCCATCGTCAACTCGAGCCAGGGAGGAGGGTTCAAGGACACATGGATTCTGTCGCACTAA
- a CDS encoding M14 family metallopeptidase, whose translation MLEESLFSLAMPYRQDMEVRSFSFGVTPDGRVLGGEGDAAARPEEFENAICFVAGIRGNEVQQTYICARLVHKLRRLEAEGSIVPGQRIMVVPCVNPASMNNRKRFWVGDNTDVNRMMPGYNLGETTQRIAAALFERVQGFRYGVHFSSYYLEGDFMEHVRVMNGPGIQTDNGADFGLAYVLNHVPGSFDTTTLHYNWRLWDTEAYTLYTKETDLVDENSAATIVRACLRFLDARGIIDRPCHGGMRSTTFAERGLVPVQVNCGGVFKRVAELGDIVRSGHVLAQVIDPLRGDVLEEVKAPHGGVVFFACRAPLVNEQTLAFQIVPRSISGDLLGERGNFLDPEA comes from the coding sequence ATGTTGGAAGAATCCCTGTTCAGCCTTGCAATGCCATACCGCCAGGACATGGAGGTCAGGTCGTTTTCCTTCGGGGTGACGCCTGACGGCCGCGTGCTGGGAGGCGAAGGTGACGCCGCCGCCCGGCCCGAAGAGTTCGAGAACGCCATCTGCTTTGTGGCCGGAATTCGCGGCAACGAGGTCCAGCAGACCTATATATGTGCGCGTCTCGTGCACAAGCTGCGCCGCCTGGAGGCGGAGGGTTCCATCGTGCCTGGCCAGCGCATCATGGTGGTGCCCTGCGTGAACCCGGCATCCATGAACAACCGCAAACGCTTCTGGGTGGGCGACAACACCGACGTGAACCGCATGATGCCCGGCTACAACCTGGGCGAAACCACCCAGCGCATCGCCGCGGCTCTGTTTGAACGCGTTCAGGGCTTCCGCTACGGCGTCCATTTCTCCAGTTACTATCTCGAGGGCGACTTCATGGAACACGTTCGCGTTATGAACGGCCCCGGCATCCAGACCGACAACGGTGCGGATTTCGGGCTGGCCTATGTGCTGAACCACGTGCCTGGTTCCTTCGACACCACGACGCTGCATTACAACTGGCGCCTGTGGGACACGGAGGCCTACACCCTCTATACCAAAGAAACCGACCTGGTGGACGAGAACTCCGCGGCCACTATTGTCCGCGCCTGCCTGCGGTTTTTGGATGCCCGCGGCATCATCGACCGTCCCTGCCATGGCGGGATGCGCTCCACGACTTTCGCCGAGCGCGGCCTGGTGCCCGTGCAGGTCAACTGCGGCGGCGTGTTCAAGCGGGTTGCCGAGCTTGGTGACATCGTTCGTTCCGGACACGTTCTGGCCCAAGTCATTGACCCGCTGCGCGGCGACGTGCTTGAAGAGGTCAAGGCACCCCACGGCGGCGTGGTCTTCTTCGCGTGCCGCGCGCCTCTGGTCAACGAGCAGACGCTGGCGTTCCAAATCGTGCCCCGCTCGATCAGTGGCGACCTGCTCGGCGAGCGTGGCAACTTCCTTGATCCCGAGGCTTAG
- a CDS encoding transglutaminase family protein yields the protein MKELEYTFSTTIDFSIPVHDHYFVLRCMPSPSHTLRVLKSDLAIEPDMRYARQTDSFGNRLAVGCELEEHTHIGYYSSGVVQVDLDRVRLEQPHPMFKYPTELTRPDNAIVAFAESLGDATVQVDLCLRAMTAVHEAMAYEPGTTTVSTTAAEAFAAKQGVCQDFSHILIAMLRYRGVLARYVSGLALGEGQTHAWVEANIDGFWRGFDPTRNQQVDDTYIPLARGREWADCPIERGSFIGLADQSQTVFMTVKEHAEQ from the coding sequence TTGAAAGAACTCGAATACACGTTTTCGACGACGATTGATTTCAGCATCCCCGTGCATGACCACTACTTCGTGCTGCGCTGCATGCCTTCTCCGTCGCACACCCTGCGCGTCCTGAAATCCGATTTGGCCATCGAGCCGGACATGCGCTACGCGCGCCAGACCGACAGCTTCGGCAACCGTCTGGCAGTGGGCTGCGAGCTGGAAGAACACACGCACATCGGATACTACAGCTCCGGTGTCGTGCAGGTCGATCTGGACCGCGTCCGACTTGAGCAGCCGCATCCCATGTTCAAATACCCTACGGAGCTGACCAGGCCCGATAATGCCATTGTGGCGTTCGCCGAAAGCCTGGGCGACGCGACCGTCCAGGTGGACCTGTGCCTGCGGGCCATGACCGCCGTGCATGAGGCCATGGCATACGAGCCCGGCACGACCACCGTGTCCACCACGGCCGCCGAGGCCTTCGCCGCGAAACAGGGTGTCTGCCAGGATTTCAGCCACATCCTTATCGCCATGCTGCGCTATAGAGGCGTTCTCGCCCGATACGTCAGTGGCCTGGCGCTGGGGGAGGGGCAGACGCATGCCTGGGTGGAGGCGAACATCGACGGCTTTTGGCGCGGCTTCGACCCCACCCGCAACCAGCAGGTGGACGACACGTACATCCCGCTGGCCCGCGGCCGCGAATGGGCCGATTGCCCCATCGAGCGCGGGTCGTTCATCGGCCTGGCCGACCAGTCCCAAACCGTGTTCATGACCGTGAAGGAGCACGCAGAGCAATGA
- a CDS encoding dimethylarginine dimethylaminohydrolase family protein, whose translation MTKFNHVIVRRPGKSLCDGITSAPELGKPIYEKAIVQHDAYIECLKQCGVEVTVLPALEEYPDSCFVEDTCVITRKGAIMDNPGAGSRNGEAKEMEPTIRKFFDDEHIKHIVAPGTLEGGDVMMVGDTFYVGKSARTNEEGIRQFAEILEGWGLKCVEVPLELVLHLKTGVNYLENNNMLVSGEFITKPEFEQYNKVIVPEEEAYGANCIWVNGKVIVPEGYPTVEQAVRDLGYEVIVTDTSEYRKIDGGLSCLSLRFWVDED comes from the coding sequence ATGACGAAATTCAACCATGTCATCGTTCGCCGTCCCGGCAAATCGCTGTGCGACGGTATCACCAGTGCACCTGAACTGGGCAAACCCATCTACGAGAAGGCCATCGTCCAGCACGACGCCTACATCGAGTGCCTCAAGCAGTGCGGCGTGGAAGTCACCGTGCTTCCGGCCCTGGAGGAATACCCCGACTCCTGCTTCGTCGAGGACACCTGCGTCATCACCCGTAAGGGCGCCATTATGGACAACCCGGGCGCCGGCAGCCGCAACGGCGAGGCCAAGGAGATGGAGCCCACCATCCGCAAGTTCTTCGACGATGAGCACATCAAGCATATCGTGGCCCCCGGCACCCTCGAGGGCGGCGACGTCATGATGGTCGGCGACACCTTCTACGTGGGCAAATCCGCCCGTACCAACGAAGAGGGCATCCGCCAGTTCGCCGAGATTCTGGAAGGCTGGGGCCTCAAGTGCGTCGAGGTGCCGCTGGAGCTGGTGCTGCATCTGAAGACCGGCGTGAACTACCTGGAGAACAACAACATGCTGGTCTCCGGCGAGTTCATCACCAAGCCTGAGTTCGAGCAGTACAACAAGGTCATCGTGCCCGAGGAAGAGGCCTACGGCGCAAACTGCATCTGGGTGAACGGCAAGGTCATCGTGCCTGAGGGCTACCCCACCGTCGAGCAGGCCGTTCGTGACCTGGGCTACGAGGTCATCGTCACCGACACCTCCGAATACCGTAAGATCGACGGCGGCCTGAGCTGCTTGTCCCTGCGTTTCTGGGTGGACGAGGACTAA
- a CDS encoding M14 family metallopeptidase, protein MIHIVSSRQMAVGEDLQVIKNRLIPQDVSADDVSNLPRIAVVTGIHGDELEGQFTCFEVARRVNEHPEFLTGVVDIYPALNPLGVGAISRGIPQFDLDMNRVFPGKNSASPFESMAADIVADIAGATISLDIHASNIYLRELPQIRINEISGDDLMPWALESNVDYVWVHGNATVLKGTLAYSLNAIGTPCLVVEMGVGMRLTREYGEQLADGIFNLMRKAGIWSGPVEQVHRPIVSTDGEVGFVNADVAGVFMPAVQHNWNVKRGQVVGHILDAAQGTILQELTSPSDGLLFTLREYPIVYPGSLIARILGGVADGKEA, encoded by the coding sequence ATGATCCATATCGTTTCCAGCCGCCAGATGGCGGTTGGCGAAGACCTGCAGGTAATTAAGAACCGCTTGATTCCCCAGGACGTATCCGCTGATGACGTCTCGAATCTGCCGCGCATCGCGGTGGTGACGGGCATTCACGGCGACGAGCTGGAAGGCCAGTTCACCTGCTTCGAGGTGGCCCGCCGTGTGAACGAGCATCCGGAGTTCCTGACGGGGGTCGTGGACATCTATCCTGCCCTGAATCCGCTGGGGGTCGGGGCCATTTCCCGCGGCATCCCCCAGTTCGATCTGGACATGAACCGCGTGTTCCCGGGCAAGAACAGCGCGTCACCCTTCGAGTCGATGGCAGCCGACATCGTGGCCGACATCGCCGGCGCTACCATCAGCCTGGACATCCACGCCAGCAACATATACCTGCGGGAGCTGCCGCAGATTCGCATCAACGAGATCTCCGGCGACGACCTCATGCCTTGGGCGTTGGAAAGCAACGTGGACTACGTGTGGGTTCACGGCAACGCAACGGTGCTCAAGGGCACGCTGGCCTACAGCCTGAACGCCATCGGTACGCCGTGTCTCGTGGTTGAAATGGGCGTCGGCATGCGTTTGACCAGGGAATACGGCGAACAGCTGGCCGACGGCATCTTCAACCTGATGCGCAAGGCCGGCATCTGGTCGGGCCCTGTAGAGCAGGTGCACCGGCCCATCGTGAGCACCGACGGCGAGGTCGGGTTCGTCAACGCCGACGTTGCGGGCGTGTTCATGCCCGCCGTGCAGCACAACTGGAACGTGAAACGCGGCCAGGTGGTCGGCCATATCCTGGACGCGGCGCAAGGCACGATTCTTCAAGAACTGACCAGCCCCTCAGACGGCCTGCTCTTCACGCTGCGGGAATACCCCATCGTCTATCCAGGATCGCTCATCGCGCGCATCCTCGGCGGGGTCGCGGATGGGAAGGAAGCCTAA
- a CDS encoding 4Fe-4S dicluster domain-containing protein, whose amino-acid sequence MSDEPNKNTQQEEKERTYAGMSRRTLLIGAGGAAVALGLGTLKPLAANAVVRPPGGQDEDLMLGACIRCEKCIEACPRRVIAPTHVEDGFINLRTPTMDYALDYCDWCTEENDGVPLCVAACPTQALKLPADATPENTILGIAEINKDWCLAYRFKGCRFCYDACPYEAMEMDENNIPHVIEDKCNGCGLCYTVCVSMQDASVVAGMTDRAIVVKPIER is encoded by the coding sequence ATGTCTGACGAGCCCAACAAGAACACGCAGCAGGAAGAAAAGGAACGGACTTATGCCGGCATGTCGAGGCGCACGCTGCTCATCGGCGCGGGCGGCGCGGCGGTGGCCTTGGGCTTGGGCACGTTGAAGCCCCTTGCTGCCAACGCCGTGGTGCGCCCTCCGGGAGGACAGGACGAAGACCTCATGCTGGGGGCGTGCATCCGTTGCGAGAAGTGCATCGAAGCATGTCCGCGCCGCGTTATTGCGCCGACCCACGTGGAGGACGGATTCATCAATCTCCGCACGCCTACAATGGATTACGCGCTCGACTACTGCGACTGGTGCACCGAGGAAAACGACGGTGTGCCGCTGTGCGTGGCCGCCTGTCCGACCCAGGCGTTGAAACTGCCTGCGGACGCAACCCCCGAAAACACCATTCTAGGCATCGCCGAAATCAACAAGGACTGGTGTTTGGCCTACCGCTTCAAGGGGTGCCGGTTCTGCTACGACGCCTGCCCCTACGAGGCGATGGAGATGGATGAGAACAACATCCCGCATGTAATCGAAGACAAATGCAACGGCTGCGGCCTGTGCTACACGGTGTGCGTGTCCATGCAGGACGCTTCCGTGGTCGCAGGCATGACCGACCGCGCCATCGTCGTCAAGCCGATCGAACGGTAA
- a CDS encoding alpha-E domain-containing protein, which translates to MDSVALNKLDRLFWLGRYIERTLIEIEIMQQVYDQCIDGPAFDYAGFCENLEIPNVYADSDDFIKRFLFDRNDPYSVITNLNCAYDNAIVLRESISSASLSYIQMAVNLMDAAANGVAPMLELQSVTDMLYAFRGCSDDSILETSSRYTLKCGSSVERIDMYVRLNYHLENLDREFSRLNHRLQRTPLRRDGNKLMLLLGLAPNPDPKNNRKILLDCVEGLFIDV; encoded by the coding sequence ATGGATTCTGTCGCACTAAACAAGCTGGACCGGTTGTTCTGGCTGGGCCGTTACATCGAACGGACCCTTATCGAAATCGAGATCATGCAGCAAGTGTACGACCAGTGCATCGACGGGCCCGCGTTCGATTACGCTGGGTTCTGCGAGAATCTGGAGATTCCCAACGTGTACGCGGACTCGGACGACTTCATCAAGCGTTTCCTGTTCGACCGTAATGACCCATACTCGGTCATTACGAATCTGAACTGCGCATACGACAATGCCATCGTGCTGCGCGAAAGCATCTCGTCCGCGTCGCTGTCTTACATCCAGATGGCCGTGAACCTGATGGACGCCGCCGCCAACGGCGTGGCCCCCATGCTCGAGCTGCAGTCGGTGACCGACATGCTGTATGCGTTCCGCGGTTGCAGCGACGACTCCATCCTGGAGACCAGCAGCCGCTATACCCTGAAATGCGGAAGCAGCGTGGAGCGTATCGACATGTACGTGCGCCTCAACTATCATCTCGAGAACCTCGACCGGGAGTTCTCGCGCCTGAACCACCGCCTGCAGCGCACGCCGCTGCGCCGCGACGGCAACAAGCTTATGCTGCTGCTGGGTCTGGCTCCGAATCCCGATCCGAAAAACAACCGCAAGATTCTGCTGGACTGCGTCGAAGGCCTGTTCATCGACGTGTAA
- a CDS encoding 4Fe-4S binding protein, whose protein sequence is MKSNKIRMAAPIVIFVVIAVAYAAYAPVGTLSAFGWSDIALLCPLGSLATLLATKTLIPRVVIAFVIAVVLIVLLGRAFCGWICPVPVVSELRNAFSRKQDLESAERAERSKRELDRDVAPLTDAEIAGLKACSRGCGSLAGKGQVDSRHLVLGGALLSTAVFGFPVFCLVCPIGLTFATVFLLMGLFGHGDVTWSVVLVPALLLVEVVFFRKWCSHICPVSALMSLIGKANRTFVPTVDASSCVENVKGTSCGVCRKVCDQGIDPRHPERGANFSECTKCRKCVEACPGSAIAMPFLPKSSSEPVVVAKAEE, encoded by the coding sequence ATGAAATCCAATAAGATCCGCATGGCTGCGCCCATCGTCATCTTCGTCGTCATTGCCGTCGCCTACGCGGCGTACGCCCCGGTGGGCACGCTCTCCGCATTCGGCTGGTCCGACATCGCGCTGCTGTGCCCGCTCGGCTCGCTGGCGACGCTGCTCGCCACCAAAACCCTGATTCCCCGTGTGGTTATCGCGTTCGTCATCGCCGTCGTGCTCATCGTCCTGCTCGGCCGTGCGTTCTGCGGCTGGATCTGCCCGGTTCCTGTGGTGTCGGAGCTGCGCAACGCGTTTTCGCGCAAGCAGGACCTGGAAAGCGCCGAGCGCGCCGAGCGTTCCAAGCGAGAGCTTGACAGGGACGTGGCTCCGCTGACCGATGCGGAAATCGCCGGCCTGAAGGCCTGCAGCCGCGGATGCGGTTCGCTGGCCGGCAAAGGCCAGGTCGATTCCCGGCATCTGGTGCTGGGCGGTGCGCTGCTGTCCACGGCCGTCTTCGGATTCCCGGTATTCTGCCTGGTATGTCCCATCGGCCTGACCTTCGCCACGGTGTTTCTGCTCATGGGCCTGTTCGGCCATGGCGACGTCACCTGGTCTGTGGTGCTGGTTCCTGCATTGCTGCTGGTCGAAGTCGTGTTCTTCCGTAAGTGGTGCAGCCATATCTGCCCCGTGTCCGCCTTGATGAGCCTTATCGGCAAGGCGAACCGGACTTTCGTTCCTACCGTCGACGCATCATCCTGCGTCGAAAACGTCAAGGGAACCTCTTGCGGAGTGTGCCGCAAGGTGTGCGACCAGGGCATCGACCCGCGGCACCCTGAGCGCGGCGCCAACTTCAGCGAGTGCACCAAATGCCGCAAGTGCGTCGAGGCCTGCCCGGGCAGCGCCATCGCGATGCCGTTCCTGCCGAAGTCCAGCAGCGAACCTGTCGTGGTCGCCAAGGCTGAAGAATAA
- a CDS encoding phage holin family protein: MQFLTRWLVTTVAVAAAVWIVPGISIAQGAATWVSVALLGLVLTLLDQSVKPVLRFLSLPLTIVTLGLFSIVVNALVLQLADWLANGLFDTGIYILSFGSALGAAIIISLVSMLMESILEKNAKS; this comes from the coding sequence ATGCAGTTTCTCACCCGTTGGCTGGTGACCACCGTGGCCGTCGCCGCCGCCGTTTGGATCGTGCCGGGCATATCCATCGCGCAAGGCGCCGCCACCTGGGTTTCCGTAGCGCTGTTAGGCCTGGTCCTAACGCTGCTCGACCAGTCGGTCAAGCCCGTGCTGCGCTTTTTGAGCCTGCCTCTGACCATCGTCACCCTGGGCCTGTTCTCCATCGTGGTGAACGCCCTGGTCCTGCAGCTGGCTGACTGGCTGGCAAACGGCCTGTTCGACACAGGCATCTACATCCTGTCGTTCGGATCGGCCCTTGGCGCCGCAATCATCATCAGTCTGGTCTCCATGCTGATGGAGAGCATCCTGGAGAAGAACGCGAAAAGCTAG
- a CDS encoding dimethyl sulfoxide reductase anchor subunit family protein, with the protein MELQWPLILFTTLLAWCAGTFATQAYLALKGKGESIQMPAWIASVVLLAVGGIAVFFHLQHWERIFNGFGHLSSGITQELIAIVVLAVIAVIYLAMIRRNEGKVPSWLAIASIVVSVVLVVVMGHSYMMEARPAWNNILWIVSLLGASCVLGPATVATIAAIKGEDASDLAMPALIGAVINAVASVAAGLSVGAANSALTDVGYYFDLTHPTMELLSPELSAFSGASALPMILGVIIIGAICPIVAAFMGKKSGNWKMWGPIAVVCAVIGAICLRVVFYYAGVSMFMFY; encoded by the coding sequence ATGGAACTTCAATGGCCTCTCATTCTCTTCACCACGCTGTTAGCCTGGTGCGCCGGCACCTTCGCCACCCAGGCTTACCTGGCCCTCAAGGGCAAAGGTGAGAGCATCCAAATGCCCGCATGGATCGCTTCTGTGGTCCTGCTGGCGGTTGGCGGCATCGCCGTGTTCTTCCACCTGCAGCATTGGGAGCGCATCTTCAACGGCTTCGGACACCTGTCCTCCGGCATTACCCAAGAGCTCATCGCCATTGTGGTCCTGGCGGTCATCGCCGTCATCTACCTGGCTATGATCAGGCGTAACGAGGGCAAGGTCCCGTCCTGGCTGGCCATCGCGTCCATCGTCGTGAGCGTCGTCTTGGTCGTCGTGATGGGCCACTCCTACATGATGGAAGCCCGTCCCGCATGGAACAACATCCTGTGGATTGTCTCGCTGCTCGGCGCCTCCTGCGTGCTGGGTCCCGCGACCGTGGCAACCATCGCCGCCATCAAGGGCGAAGATGCTTCCGACCTAGCGATGCCCGCGCTCATCGGCGCCGTCATCAACGCCGTGGCGTCCGTCGCCGCCGGCCTGAGTGTCGGGGCTGCCAACAGCGCCCTGACCGACGTGGGCTACTACTTCGACCTGACCCATCCCACCATGGAGCTGCTGAGCCCCGAGCTCAGCGCCTTCAGCGGGGCCAGTGCCCTGCCCATGATTCTGGGCGTCATCATCATCGGAGCCATCTGCCCGATCGTCGCCGCCTTCATGGGTAAGAAGTCCGGCAATTGGAAGATGTGGGGACCCATCGCAGTGGTGTGCGCCGTGATCGGTGCTATCTGCCTGCGTGTGGTGTTCTACTACGCCGGCGTGTCCATGTTCATGTTCTACTAA